A window of the Acidithiobacillus thiooxidans ATCC 19377 genome harbors these coding sequences:
- a CDS encoding type II toxin-antitoxin system Phd/YefM family antitoxin: MHIVSYSEARSHLKEVMDRTAADADVTIITRRGSANAVLLSQEHYNSLMETVHLLRSPANAAHLAQSIAQDQAGSREPHRLADA, from the coding sequence ATGCACATAGTCAGCTATTCAGAGGCCCGGAGCCATCTCAAGGAAGTGATGGACCGCACAGCGGCAGATGCCGATGTCACGATCATCACCCGACGCGGATCCGCCAATGCGGTTCTGTTATCCCAGGAACATTACAACAGCCTCATGGAAACGGTCCATCTGCTCCGCTCGCCAGCAAATGCCGCACATCTGGCCCAATCCATTGCCCAGGATCAGGCAGGGAGCCGAGAGCCCCATCGTTTAGCCGATGCCTGA
- a CDS encoding DNA primase family protein, whose protein sequence is MYFEDFKPASTPKIIQLFGRGNFAGWVPILRVNNSRNASMTPYTVITNPLQPISTPLSALVLLAPSTGREVGPKDSQKWIRPSPPGDTLYVEDSSTRRTFHQHGCDLRHRLGVPTQVVYRPAVKLTPDLLKQYIEDRIEPLRRLQALLAADPMFSALTDPDLLTLSTKSISTEGLFLETLDHRNIGRFENVLYAWTGAAWSVIDKSRLESAAVQFLTIVQPSKLSEKMVRSILACASLSTRVFCIPEPSQSVVRVAFSDCTVEITDQIKAVKPDKKHGLRHSVVAAWGDREQPTPIFTRFISRILPDPAVRQVVLEYVGYTLLADTRYQVAQFWIGNGANGKSELAKIIAALHRQVVSLRIADLQGFGSQGLIGASLIDVDETPARIDEQALKSLISGDLICLDRKYQAPISLRPTAKWIIRGNALPAVSDQSDGFWRRLQLVRFGAHIPPSERDPMIGQKIIDRELAGVASLVIHALHRLLQRGRFSVPAAMVEIQQELRVGANSVLAWVDDREVQIDNTAKNESSRVYQAYTSWCITHGYKSVADSKFWSQLQTALPGLVKTRNRTPKRRLTITNVRFF, encoded by the coding sequence ATGTACTTCGAAGATTTCAAACCCGCATCAACTCCAAAAATCATACAGCTTTTTGGCAGGGGCAACTTTGCGGGTTGGGTTCCTATATTGCGGGTCAACAACTCAAGGAATGCATCGATGACCCCCTACACCGTGATAACAAACCCACTACAACCCATATCTACACCGTTGTCAGCTCTGGTCTTACTCGCCCCTTCAACGGGACGCGAAGTTGGACCCAAGGATTCCCAGAAATGGATCCGCCCCTCTCCACCCGGCGACACTTTGTATGTTGAAGACTCATCAACTCGCAGGACTTTCCATCAGCATGGGTGTGATTTACGCCACCGGCTCGGCGTACCAACTCAAGTCGTATACCGACCTGCGGTGAAGCTTACGCCAGATCTCTTGAAGCAGTACATCGAGGATCGGATCGAACCTTTGCGGAGGTTGCAAGCCTTGCTCGCCGCTGATCCCATGTTTTCCGCGCTGACGGACCCGGATTTGCTTACTCTATCCACCAAAAGCATTTCCACTGAGGGCCTTTTTTTGGAAACGCTGGACCACCGAAACATCGGGCGATTTGAGAACGTATTATATGCTTGGACGGGGGCCGCATGGTCGGTCATCGATAAGTCACGGCTCGAGTCGGCAGCTGTTCAGTTTCTCACGATAGTTCAACCTTCAAAGCTGTCAGAGAAGATGGTCCGCTCCATTCTCGCTTGCGCTAGCTTATCGACTCGTGTTTTCTGCATCCCAGAGCCATCACAATCGGTTGTGCGCGTCGCTTTCAGCGACTGCACCGTCGAAATCACGGACCAAATAAAAGCGGTGAAGCCAGATAAAAAACATGGATTGCGGCACTCCGTCGTCGCGGCCTGGGGAGACAGAGAGCAACCGACTCCGATCTTCACCAGATTCATTAGTCGCATCTTGCCCGATCCCGCAGTACGTCAAGTAGTACTCGAATATGTAGGTTATACGCTTTTAGCCGACACGCGCTACCAGGTAGCGCAATTTTGGATCGGGAATGGAGCGAACGGCAAATCGGAACTCGCCAAAATCATCGCAGCACTACACCGCCAAGTAGTTTCGCTCAGGATCGCGGATCTACAGGGCTTTGGCAGTCAGGGACTGATCGGTGCTAGTCTGATCGACGTTGACGAAACACCAGCCAGGATTGATGAGCAGGCTCTTAAAAGTCTGATCTCAGGTGACCTGATCTGCCTGGACAGGAAATACCAAGCACCTATTTCCCTCAGGCCCACAGCAAAATGGATTATACGCGGAAACGCGCTCCCAGCCGTATCAGACCAGTCCGATGGATTTTGGCGACGGCTGCAGCTGGTCCGTTTCGGTGCCCATATCCCTCCGAGCGAACGCGACCCAATGATCGGTCAAAAAATCATTGACCGAGAGTTGGCCGGCGTGGCTTCGCTGGTTATCCACGCTCTGCACAGATTGTTGCAACGAGGACGTTTCAGCGTGCCGGCCGCGATGGTCGAAATCCAGCAGGAGCTGCGGGTCGGTGCTAACTCGGTTTTAGCTTGGGTAGATGACAGAGAGGTACAGATCGACAATACTGCAAAAAATGAGTCCTCAAGGGTGTACCAGGCTTACACATCCTGGTGCATAACGCATGGATACAAATCCGTGGCCGACTCCAAATTTTGGTCACAACTTCAAACCGCCCTGCCTGGTCTGGTGAAAACCAGGAACCGCACACCAAAGCGGCGACTCACCATCACTAATGTTAGGTTCTTTTGA
- a CDS encoding class I SAM-dependent DNA methyltransferase: protein MKPVEIAQALTDLAEQSFDPAEFPYAFLEAFDNNATTLKRLREGMSNKSDLGGVLQARHIHILTCDAGRAEQTLTALKASKATVKAKVKFILATDGADFEAEDLTSGDTVVCAFKDFPEYFDFFRPLAGISTVRQISENVFDINATKLLNRLYVRLLLDNPEWGTSERRHDVNHFMARLIFCFFADDTNIFGGNGRFKETLAQMSAMDSSDTHEVISTLFLAMNTKREERTAARIPRWADGFPYVNGGLFSGRVDVPQFSKIARSYLVKVGKLDWTKINPDIFGSMIQAIAEDEERGELGMHYTSVPNILKVLNPLFLDDLRAKLVEAGDNSRTLLNLRKRMTRIRVFDPACGSGNFLVIAYKEMRAIEAEINKRRREPDRASEIPVTNFRGIELRDFPAEIARLALVIAEYQCDVLYRGQELALAEFLPLRNENWITCGNALRLDWLSICPPTGKGVTLLADDWFDTSLDQAEIDFENEGGETYICGNPPYKGSQTQTKEQKADLAAVFDPYGISSKQIDYVGGWFIKAAAYAKTAQAESAFVSTNSICQGRIVPILWPEIFKLGSFIRFAHTSFKWTNLASHNAGVTVAIIGLATDASKSRKLYDLNRAGETTVREAANITPYLTVGEDVVVEGQRKSVSGLPDMSFGNMPVDGGNLLFSADDAVSLGLSKQDEETFLRRIYGSAEFIRGVVRKCLWIPDEKLPQALQIGSIRACIDGVREMRLKSKDAGTNEMASRAHQFREMYHGEKHTLILPGVSSEGREYLPVGLIDNHSIVSNLAFALYDAPLWNMALIASRLHLVWIATVCGKLKTDFRYSNTLGWNTFPVPTLTEKNKADLTRCAEDILLAREHHFPATIADLYAPDKMPDDLRAAHDRNDEVLERIYIGRRFKNDTERLEKLFDLYAKMTAATTIKKCKAVARP, encoded by the coding sequence TTGAAGCCAGTTGAGATCGCGCAGGCCCTCACCGACCTCGCGGAGCAGTCCTTCGATCCCGCAGAGTTTCCTTACGCCTTTCTTGAAGCCTTTGACAACAATGCGACGACCCTTAAGCGCCTGCGTGAGGGAATGTCGAACAAGTCCGACCTCGGTGGAGTGCTCCAGGCCAGGCACATCCACATCCTGACTTGCGACGCTGGGCGGGCGGAGCAAACGTTGACCGCCCTCAAGGCTAGCAAGGCCACAGTCAAAGCCAAGGTAAAGTTCATTCTCGCCACTGACGGCGCAGACTTCGAGGCCGAAGACCTGACTAGCGGCGATACCGTTGTCTGCGCTTTCAAGGACTTTCCTGAATATTTCGACTTCTTCCGGCCGTTGGCGGGCATCAGTACCGTCCGCCAGATCAGCGAAAATGTCTTTGACATCAACGCCACCAAACTACTGAATCGCCTGTACGTTAGGCTGTTACTCGACAACCCTGAATGGGGCACGTCGGAGCGTCGCCACGATGTGAACCACTTCATGGCGCGACTGATTTTCTGCTTCTTTGCCGATGACACGAACATCTTCGGGGGAAATGGCCGTTTTAAAGAAACCCTCGCCCAGATGAGCGCTATGGACTCGTCCGACACGCACGAGGTGATCAGCACGCTGTTCCTTGCCATGAACACTAAGCGTGAGGAACGGACCGCCGCCAGGATTCCCCGATGGGCCGACGGCTTTCCCTATGTGAACGGTGGACTGTTCTCTGGCAGAGTGGACGTGCCTCAATTCAGCAAAATCGCTCGCTCCTACCTAGTGAAAGTCGGCAAACTGGACTGGACCAAGATCAACCCGGATATTTTCGGCTCAATGATCCAAGCCATCGCCGAGGATGAGGAGCGTGGCGAGTTGGGTATGCACTACACCAGTGTTCCCAACATCCTGAAGGTGCTGAATCCACTGTTTCTAGACGACCTACGGGCAAAGCTGGTAGAGGCGGGAGACAATTCCCGCACCTTGCTAAACCTGCGCAAGCGGATGACGAGGATTAGGGTCTTCGACCCGGCCTGCGGCTCTGGGAACTTCCTGGTCATAGCCTACAAGGAGATGCGCGCCATTGAGGCCGAGATCAACAAGCGGCGTAGAGAACCGGATCGCGCATCAGAAATCCCAGTCACCAACTTTCGCGGGATCGAGCTACGCGACTTCCCGGCGGAAATCGCCCGCCTTGCGCTGGTTATTGCCGAGTATCAGTGCGACGTGCTGTACCGGGGGCAGGAGCTGGCACTGGCCGAGTTTCTCCCTCTGCGTAACGAAAATTGGATCACTTGCGGCAATGCGCTGCGGCTGGACTGGTTGAGCATTTGTCCACCGACGGGCAAGGGCGTGACATTGCTAGCCGATGACTGGTTTGATACGTCGCTCGATCAAGCTGAGATCGACTTCGAGAACGAGGGAGGAGAGACATATATTTGCGGAAATCCGCCATACAAAGGCAGCCAGACGCAGACCAAAGAACAAAAAGCGGACTTGGCTGCGGTATTTGACCCCTACGGCATTTCGTCCAAGCAGATTGACTACGTGGGTGGCTGGTTCATTAAAGCTGCCGCCTACGCCAAGACGGCCCAAGCGGAATCGGCATTTGTCAGCACGAACTCCATTTGCCAAGGCCGTATTGTTCCGATTTTATGGCCGGAGATTTTCAAACTGGGCTCCTTCATTCGTTTTGCGCACACCTCGTTTAAGTGGACGAACTTGGCAAGCCACAACGCGGGTGTCACGGTTGCAATCATCGGGCTTGCGACGGACGCGAGCAAAAGCCGCAAGCTCTATGATCTGAATCGCGCCGGCGAAACAACAGTGCGCGAGGCGGCGAACATCACCCCGTATCTGACCGTTGGTGAGGACGTGGTGGTTGAGGGTCAGCGTAAGAGCGTTTCGGGTCTGCCCGATATGTCTTTCGGTAACATGCCCGTCGATGGAGGAAACCTCTTGTTTTCGGCGGATGACGCGGTCTCGCTCGGTTTGAGTAAGCAGGATGAAGAGACCTTTCTTCGGCGCATCTACGGCTCTGCCGAGTTCATTCGCGGAGTAGTTCGCAAATGCCTCTGGATTCCCGATGAAAAATTGCCGCAGGCCTTGCAGATAGGCTCTATTCGAGCTTGCATTGATGGCGTTCGGGAAATGCGGCTTAAAAGTAAAGATGCGGGCACGAATGAAATGGCATCGCGGGCTCATCAGTTTCGTGAGATGTATCACGGCGAAAAGCACACGTTGATCCTTCCAGGTGTGTCGTCGGAAGGCCGCGAGTATCTTCCTGTTGGACTTATCGACAACCATTCGATCGTCAGTAACCTCGCTTTCGCCCTCTACGATGCCCCCCTCTGGAACATGGCGCTCATCGCCAGCCGCCTGCACCTGGTCTGGATCGCCACCGTCTGCGGCAAGCTGAAAACCGACTTCCGCTACTCCAACACTCTCGGCTGGAACACCTTCCCGGTGCCGACGCTGACCGAGAAAAACAAGGCCGATCTCACCCGCTGCGCCGAGGACATCCTGCTGGCGCGGGAGCATCACTTTCCGGCGACCATCGCCGATCTGTACGCCCCCGACAAGATGCCCGATGATCTGCGCGCCGCCCATGACCGCAACGACGAAGTGCTGGAGCGTATCTACATTGGTCGCCGCTTCAAGAACGACACCGAGCGGCTGGAAAAGCTGTTTGACCTCTACGCCAAGATGACCGCTGCGACCACGATCAAGAAGTGTAAGGCGGTGGCTAGGCCGTGA
- a CDS encoding surface-adhesin E family protein: MRKISLALVALMGLTGVAYGANWVQIGHASDNALFIAPAEPHDCVWEKMQYSVPQRKAGEYFDKIVSLTKVNCAAAWTKELQISIYLGNHVLESESVHEPKQYAAPGTASAVLLNAVCSKK; this comes from the coding sequence ATGAGAAAAATAAGTTTGGCGCTGGTGGCTCTGATGGGGCTGACTGGTGTGGCGTATGGAGCGAATTGGGTGCAGATTGGGCACGCAAGCGACAACGCTCTATTTATCGCGCCTGCTGAGCCCCACGATTGTGTGTGGGAGAAGATGCAATATTCCGTTCCACAAAGAAAAGCTGGGGAATATTTTGATAAAATAGTTTCCTTAACTAAAGTAAATTGCGCCGCCGCTTGGACTAAAGAACTTCAAATATCGATATATCTAGGCAACCATGTATTGGAAAGCGAGTCTGTCCATGAGCCCAAACAATACGCAGCCCCAGGAACAGCATCTGCGGTCTTACTAAATGCAGTCTGCTCCAAAAAGTAG
- a CDS encoding IS256 family transposase, with the protein MGELGLGIEGILRRAARSLIEQAIEAEVAVLLEEFATVRMVDGRQAVVRNGHLPEREIMTALGPVPVKVPKVRDRSGSGIKFNSVLAPPYVRKSRTVAATVPWLYLHGVSSGHMQEALSILLGDEAKGLSPAVLGRLKAEWAQEYAHWQHRSLQGKRYAYWWVDGIYTNLRAEEDPRICLLVIIGVTAEGKKELVSVSDGLRESKASWLEILRDLQARGLEAAPLLAIGDGAMGFWAALDEAYPETGQQRCWVHKTANILNELPKAQQSKAKAALQEIWMAANRQAAEKALDVFVRNYQAKYPKAVAKLEKDRAELLAFYDFPAEHWRHIRTTNAIESTFATVRHRTTRTKNCVSRSSFLGLGFKMLQQAEKRWIGIYAPEKVLQLFAGVKFIDGLPANLTLPDDQQTAA; encoded by the coding sequence ATGGGAGAGTTGGGTCTGGGCATTGAAGGGATACTTCGACGCGCGGCACGCTCTCTGATTGAGCAGGCCATAGAGGCAGAGGTGGCGGTATTGCTGGAAGAATTTGCGACAGTGCGGATGGTTGATGGGCGTCAGGCGGTCGTGCGTAATGGGCATCTGCCGGAGCGCGAGATCATGACCGCTCTGGGTCCGGTACCCGTCAAAGTACCCAAGGTGCGGGACCGCTCAGGATCGGGGATCAAATTCAATTCGGTACTGGCGCCTCCGTATGTACGCAAATCACGAACGGTAGCCGCTACAGTACCTTGGCTCTATCTGCATGGGGTGTCTTCCGGCCACATGCAGGAAGCCCTTTCCATTTTGCTGGGTGATGAGGCCAAGGGACTTTCACCTGCGGTGTTGGGACGTCTCAAGGCGGAGTGGGCGCAAGAGTATGCCCATTGGCAACACCGCTCCCTACAGGGAAAGCGCTATGCTTACTGGTGGGTAGACGGTATTTATACGAACCTCCGTGCGGAGGAGGATCCGCGTATCTGCCTGCTGGTGATTATCGGCGTGACGGCAGAGGGCAAGAAAGAGCTGGTCAGTGTCAGTGACGGCCTGCGCGAATCCAAAGCTTCCTGGCTGGAGATCCTGCGTGACCTGCAGGCGCGCGGTCTGGAGGCGGCCCCTTTGCTCGCCATTGGGGATGGTGCCATGGGGTTTTGGGCCGCACTGGATGAAGCCTATCCCGAAACTGGTCAGCAACGCTGCTGGGTGCATAAGACCGCCAACATTCTCAACGAACTTCCCAAAGCCCAACAGAGCAAAGCCAAGGCAGCGTTGCAGGAAATCTGGATGGCCGCCAATCGCCAGGCTGCGGAAAAAGCACTGGACGTGTTTGTGCGCAATTACCAGGCAAAGTATCCCAAGGCCGTGGCTAAACTGGAAAAAGATCGGGCTGAATTGCTCGCTTTCTATGATTTTCCAGCCGAACACTGGCGGCATATCCGGACCACCAATGCCATTGAGTCCACCTTCGCTACGGTACGCCACCGGACTACCCGGACGAAGAACTGTGTATCACGCAGCAGCTTTCTGGGATTGGGTTTCAAGATGCTGCAGCAGGCTGAAAAACGCTGGATTGGGATTTATGCTCCAGAGAAAGTCCTGCAGCTTTTTGCAGGGGTGAAATTTATCGATGGCTTACCGGCTAACCTCACCCTGCCGGATGATCAACAGACCGCCGCCTGA
- a CDS encoding Txe/YoeB family addiction module toxin has translation MPERICWTLAAWEDYQYWQRQDRKTLRRVNMLIQDCLRNPHSGIGKPEPLRENLSGYWSRRIDDVNRLVYRSTSEELIIISVRYYY, from the coding sequence ATGCCTGAGCGCATCTGTTGGACGCTGGCCGCATGGGAAGATTACCAATACTGGCAGAGACAGGACCGCAAAACTCTGCGGAGAGTAAACATGCTGATCCAGGATTGCCTGCGGAACCCGCATTCCGGCATTGGCAAGCCTGAACCATTAAGGGAAAACCTTTCCGGATACTGGTCACGGCGCATTGATGACGTGAACCGGCTCGTTTATCGCAGTACGTCAGAAGAACTCATCATTATTTCAGTTCGGTATTACTATTAA
- a CDS encoding DEAD/DEAH box helicase: protein MTHSAHKSIPSVSVTYARNGASTKANALGMRPMQERAFEKRGEQYLLIKSPPASGKSRALMFVALDKLANQGLKQAIIVVPEKTIGASFNDEPLSKYGFWADWQVEPKWNLCNAPGNDNGGKVKSLGAFLKGDDKVLVCTHATFRFAVDTYGVEAFDDRLIAVDEFHHVSANPDNKLGLHLGQFFARGKTHILAMTGSYFRGDAEAVLAPQDESKFDTVTYTYYEQLNGYQYLKQLDIGYFFYSGAYVDDILKVLDPAEKTIIHIPNVNSRESTKDKVREVEHIIEALGEWQGIDPATGFQLVKRPPGGPDAGRVLRIADLVDDDATRRDRVSAALKDPAQKNNRNHVDIIIALGMAKEGFDWIWCEHALTVGYRASLTEIVQIIGRATRDAPGKTRARFSNLIAEPDAAGEAVTEAVNDTLKAIAASLLMEQVLAPRFEFKPKNPDNTPTPGFNYGEGGYDPDRCNVGVNEQTGTFQIEIKGIAEPKSKEATRICHEDLNEVIAAFVQDKPALERGLFDEELVPEELTLVRMGKIIKGKYPELDAEDQEAVRQHAIAALNLTQQAKRVVTEGQSVSDSGGSPNTGLIDGVRRFAMDVRDLDIDLIDRINPFGEAYAILAKAMSEDSLKQVAATITAKRTSLTPEEAKDLAVRAVQFKKERGRIPALNSQDAWERRMAEGATAFMRFKAEGRYE, encoded by the coding sequence ATGACCCATAGCGCCCATAAATCCATCCCCTCCGTCTCCGTCACCTACGCCCGTAACGGCGCGTCGACCAAGGCCAATGCGCTGGGGATGCGGCCCATGCAGGAAAGGGCCTTTGAAAAGCGTGGCGAGCAATACCTGCTCATCAAGTCGCCACCCGCATCGGGCAAAAGCCGTGCACTGATGTTCGTCGCGCTCGACAAGCTGGCGAACCAAGGCTTGAAGCAGGCCATTATCGTCGTGCCGGAAAAGACCATTGGGGCCAGCTTCAACGATGAGCCGCTGTCGAAATACGGCTTCTGGGCGGACTGGCAGGTCGAACCCAAGTGGAACCTGTGCAACGCTCCGGGTAATGACAATGGCGGCAAGGTAAAGTCTCTTGGTGCATTCCTTAAAGGCGACGACAAGGTGCTGGTCTGCACCCACGCCACCTTCCGTTTCGCGGTCGATACCTATGGGGTAGAGGCGTTCGACGACCGCCTGATCGCGGTCGATGAGTTCCACCATGTTTCGGCCAACCCGGACAATAAGCTCGGCTTGCACCTTGGGCAGTTCTTCGCGCGGGGGAAAACGCACATCCTCGCCATGACCGGCTCCTATTTCCGGGGCGATGCCGAGGCCGTGCTGGCGCCGCAGGACGAGTCGAAATTCGATACCGTCACCTATACCTACTACGAGCAACTCAACGGTTATCAATACCTCAAGCAACTCGACATCGGCTACTTCTTCTACAGTGGGGCTTATGTCGATGACATCCTCAAAGTTCTCGATCCCGCCGAGAAGACCATTATCCACATTCCCAACGTCAATTCGCGCGAGAGCACGAAGGACAAGGTACGCGAGGTGGAACACATCATCGAGGCGCTTGGGGAGTGGCAAGGCATCGACCCTGCGACCGGCTTCCAGCTTGTCAAGCGGCCCCCAGGTGGTCCAGATGCTGGCCGCGTACTGCGGATCGCTGATCTCGTCGATGACGACGCCACGAGGCGCGACCGCGTGTCCGCCGCACTCAAAGACCCCGCGCAGAAGAATAACCGCAACCATGTGGACATCATCATCGCGCTGGGCATGGCGAAAGAAGGCTTCGATTGGATTTGGTGCGAACACGCGCTGACCGTGGGTTACCGCGCCAGCCTGACCGAGATCGTGCAGATTATCGGCCGAGCGACCCGCGACGCACCTGGCAAGACCCGCGCAAGGTTCAGCAACCTGATCGCCGAACCGGATGCGGCTGGGGAAGCGGTCACTGAGGCCGTCAACGATACTTTGAAGGCCATCGCGGCCAGTCTGCTGATGGAACAGGTGCTTGCGCCGCGTTTTGAGTTCAAGCCCAAGAATCCGGACAATACCCCCACACCGGGTTTCAACTACGGCGAGGGTGGCTACGACCCGGACCGCTGCAATGTCGGTGTCAACGAGCAGACAGGGACGTTCCAAATCGAAATCAAGGGGATCGCCGAGCCCAAGAGCAAGGAGGCGACCAGAATCTGTCATGAGGACCTTAACGAAGTCATCGCGGCCTTTGTGCAGGACAAACCCGCCCTCGAGCGCGGTCTGTTTGACGAGGAACTGGTGCCCGAGGAGCTAACGCTGGTTCGCATGGGCAAGATCATTAAGGGCAAGTATCCTGAGCTTGACGCCGAAGATCAGGAGGCAGTGCGCCAGCACGCTATTGCCGCGCTCAATCTCACGCAGCAGGCCAAGCGGGTGGTCACCGAAGGCCAAAGCGTGAGCGACAGCGGTGGATCGCCCAATACTGGCCTGATCGACGGTGTGCGCCGCTTCGCAATGGACGTTCGCGACCTGGACATTGACCTGATCGACCGCATCAATCCTTTCGGCGAAGCCTATGCCATCCTTGCCAAGGCTATGAGTGAGGACAGCTTGAAGCAAGTCGCGGCGACGATCACCGCCAAACGCACGAGTCTGACGCCAGAGGAAGCCAAAGATCTGGCCGTTCGGGCGGTTCAGTTCAAAAAGGAACGCGGCCGCATTCCGGCGCTTAATTCTCAGGATGCCTGGGAACGACGTATGGCAGAAGGCGCGACGGCTTTCATGCGTTTCAAGGCAGAAGGACGCTATGAGTAA
- a CDS encoding DUF4124 domain-containing protein codes for MFIHILFLLRKLIHIDIPHANVKLQNDEVTPFWGAVLKKLGVAMLMAVVGYAGMAQATIYEWVENGIDTYSDSPPSAENGMGGHFHGAYTEGGVEVSISRANPEILAANAASNAEYKARQKQKALAAEDVRLVKQEAKEDAKMAKYGVYPNTATARHHSNQGQAIPIVNGNGGTVVGIGGGLAVGQNGHTYTDVGGGLYQEN; via the coding sequence ATGTTTATACATATTTTATTTCTCCTTCGTAAATTGATACATATAGATATTCCCCACGCCAATGTTAAACTACAAAACGATGAAGTGACGCCATTCTGGGGGGCTGTCTTGAAAAAACTGGGAGTGGCTATGCTGATGGCGGTAGTAGGGTATGCAGGGATGGCCCAAGCCACTATATATGAGTGGGTAGAAAACGGGATTGATACCTACAGCGACTCGCCACCTTCGGCAGAAAATGGTATGGGCGGTCACTTTCACGGCGCTTATACTGAGGGCGGTGTTGAAGTGTCTATTTCGAGGGCCAATCCAGAAATCCTGGCGGCCAACGCGGCTTCCAATGCGGAGTACAAAGCCAGACAAAAACAGAAGGCTCTTGCTGCAGAAGATGTCCGGCTTGTAAAACAAGAAGCGAAAGAGGATGCAAAGATGGCGAAGTATGGGGTCTATCCAAATACTGCCACTGCCCGTCATCATAGCAATCAGGGCCAAGCAATTCCCATTGTAAATGGAAACGGAGGCACCGTGGTTGGGATTGGTGGAGGCTTAGCAGTTGGGCAAAACGGCCACACTTATACAGATGTTGGCGGCGGTCTTTATCAAGAAAACTAA
- a CDS encoding glycoside hydrolase family 16 protein, with protein sequence MEASFSSRVIFEDNLADIQPARWLLRNDTFPGNLGLFRPANVIPQLSGGLSLTVIKEPLGVRNLSAAAVSSRSNFLFGRFEVALQATNVPGLVTGFFLHRESPRQEIDVEITGNRPDRLLVNVFYNPGSEGAKFDYGYRGTPVSIPLGFDASKTLHRFAIEWDPCFVRWFVDGELVHCRVTWGPTPIPHLPMTLHVNTWPTRSHELAGRLALRALPASAIVRRISVDSFNADTRPQLASVPEDI encoded by the coding sequence ATGGAAGCATCATTCTCATCACGGGTGATCTTTGAGGACAACCTGGCTGATATCCAGCCAGCACGGTGGTTGTTGCGAAACGATACATTTCCCGGGAATCTTGGACTGTTTCGCCCTGCCAATGTTATCCCACAACTGAGCGGTGGCCTTTCACTGACGGTTATCAAGGAGCCGCTTGGCGTTCGAAATCTTAGTGCGGCAGCGGTCTCCAGCAGAAGTAATTTCTTGTTTGGGCGCTTCGAAGTTGCGCTGCAAGCGACGAATGTCCCAGGCTTGGTGACCGGATTTTTCCTTCACCGTGAGTCGCCCCGACAGGAAATTGACGTCGAGATCACAGGTAATCGTCCTGACCGGCTGTTGGTCAACGTATTCTACAACCCGGGTTCAGAAGGGGCGAAGTTCGACTACGGTTACCGGGGAACCCCCGTTAGCATTCCGTTGGGGTTTGACGCATCAAAAACCTTACATCGGTTTGCCATTGAATGGGATCCATGCTTCGTGCGGTGGTTTGTCGATGGTGAATTAGTTCACTGTCGCGTCACATGGGGTCCGACTCCAATTCCTCACCTGCCCATGACGTTGCATGTCAATACGTGGCCAACCCGCTCTCATGAGCTTGCAGGTCGGTTGGCACTCCGCGCGCTACCGGCGTCAGCTATAGTACGCCGAATCTCCGTTGACTCGTTCAATGCTGACACGCGACCGCAATTGGCTTCTGTCCCAGAGGATATTTGA